The Paenibacillus beijingensis nucleotide sequence GCGATGACGGGCACGCCGCCTTCAACTTTGTCGAACACGTTTGTCGGGCAGACGGAAACGCACTGGTTGCACTCGACGCACCGGGTTTGGCTAATCACTTCAATCATAGCGGCACACTCTCCTTCGCAACTTCCTCCGTCCGCACCCAGACGTTATCGAGGCCGCCGGTAATGAGCCGGTGATGCTGCCCGCTGTCGGCTACGGGGAAATCTTCCCGCTTGTGCATGCCTCTCGTTTCCGTGCGGGCCAGAGCCGCATTGTACATCCAGCGCGCCGTTGCCGTCATCGCAGCCGCCTCGCGCGCTTTGACGCCTTCGGCCGTGCGTTCAACCGCTTCGCCGCGCTGGGAACTCCACAGACCATCCAGCCGCCCGAGCGAACCGGTAAGCCCCTTCTCCGTCCGGAACAGATTGCGGTCGTACGGCTTCACCTCGTCTTGAACGGCGCGCACGATCTGTTCCGACCTGGCCGCAGCGTCCGCTCTTGCTCCCTTCTCCACGAGCGGCGATGAGGACAACCCTTTCAGCGTGCGCGAAACCGCATGGCTTCCGAGCCGCTGCGCATAAACGGCCGCCCCTTCGCCCGCAAACGAGCCCGAAGACATCGCCCATGCCGCATTATGGCTGCCGCCGCCGGTAAAACCGCCGCAAATCAGCTCGCGGGTCGCCGCGTCTCCGGCCGCATAAAGGCCCGGCACTTTCGTCGCGCAGCTTTCATCCGTAATGCGGATGCCGCCTGTGCCGCGAACCGTTCCTTCCAGCCGGAGTGTGACCGGGAATTTATCCTTGAACGGATCGATTCCGCGGCGGTCGAACGGCAGGAAGAAGTTCGTCTGCCCGACGCGCAGCAGCGGCTTAAGATGCTCCGGCGCCTGATCCAGGCTGGCGTAAACTTGCCGTCCCTCAAGCAGATTACGGGCGATGATCGAGCGGCCCTTCTTGGAGCCTGCGCCCTCGACAACCGTTCCGTCCTCATAATAAAAGCTGGCGTAGGTGTAATAAGCGGTCTTCGTCACGGACGAGAAGGTCGGGCAGATCGCATACGCGTTCGAAAATTCCATGCCCGACAAATCCGCTCCCGCTTCGGCGGCAAACAGATACCCGTCTCCGGTGAGCACATTGCAGCCGAGCGCCTTGCTGAGAAACGCGCAGCCGCCGGTCGCAATGACGACGGCACCCGCCTGCACGGTCCACGTATCGCCCGTTTGCGTCTGCACGCCGCTCGCCCCGCCGACGCCGTGCTCATCGGCCAGCAGCTCCAGCGCCGGACTGTGATCGAGAATTTTGACGCCGGCCTTTTGCACCAGCTTGCGCATCAGGCGCATATATTCCGGCCCCTGCAGCCCCCGGCGGTGCTGGCTGCCGTGCTCGTCGAGCGGGAACGGATAGCCCCATGCGCCGAGCTTGTTCATATTTTCATACGTACGGTCCAGCACGCGGTCCATCCATTTATGCTCAGCGAGCTGACCGCCCATCGTGTACCGGCTCGCCTTGGCATTTTCCCGCAGCTCCCGCTCCGGCTTGACGTACCAGACTCCCGTTCCGGAAGGAGCGGTCGCGCCGCTCGAGCCGCAGTATCCTTTGTCCGCCAGCACAACTTTCGCGCCCTTCGCAGCCGCCGTAATGGCCGCCCACGTTCCGGCAGGCCCGCCTCCGATCACCAATACATCCGCCGTTAAGCGGAGTGCTCCTTTTGCCGCGTGCTCACCCATTTGTGAAAACCTCCCCATTGAAATTTGTTTTAACATCCGGTCAGCCTTTGTAGCCGTCCCGCCAGTGAAGCCATCTCCGCTCCAGCAAGCGGACGAACGAATCGATCAGCTTGCCCACAGCTGCAAAAATGAGAATGCCGACAAAAATCACTTCGGTATCGGAGTTTTGCTTCGCTTCATTAATAAGAAAGCCGATGCCGGACTGCGAGCCGATCAGCTCCGCCACGACGAGGCCGATCCACGATACCGCAAGCGACAAGCGCAAGCCGAGCAAAATATCGGGCAGCGCCGCCGGCAAAATTAGCCGGACGACCCGCTTGAACGGGCTGAACGCCAGCACCCGCGCCACTTCAAACAGCTTGCCGTCCACATTGCGGATGCCCGCGAACGTGTTGATATAAAGCGGAAAGAAAGCCCCGGTCATAATAATGACCGTTTTCGAAACTTCCCCGAAGCCGAACCAGAGAATAATAAGCGGCGCGATCGCCAGATGGGGAACGAGCCGCAGCACCTGCAGACTCGGATCGAGCAAATACTGCGCCTTGCGGAACAGCCCGGTCCATATGCCGAGCAGCAGCCCCGCCGAGCCGCCGGCCGCGAAGCCGATTCCCGCTCTGCCGACGCTGACACCCAAATGGTGAAAAATGTCGCCGGATACGGTCAACCCCGCCAGCGCCCCCGCAATGGTTAGCGGCGACGGCAAGAATGTCGGCGATACGAGACCGGCGCTCGCGGCCGCCTGCCAAACGACTAGCAGAACGACCGGAATAACGGCTGCCGCCGCAATGTCGGAGGCTGCCTTTTTCCAGGCTGCGACGGCATGTCTTGCCCTTCGCAGCGCCCCTCTCCGGGAAACGTCCGGATTCGCCTCCCGCTTGCTGCCCGCCGGCTGGACGACAGCTTCAGCCGCTTTGCTCATGTCAACACCTCCCTTTTATCCCCTGTAGCGGTCTTTCCACCTGAGCAGCCGGCTTTCGAGCAGACGGATCAGATAATCGGTCGTAAGTCCCGCGGCCGCAAATACGATAATGCCGACAAATACAACCGGCGTATCCGCGAACTGGCGCGCGTCCGACATCATATAGCCGATGCCCGAGGTGGAAGCGATCAGCTCCGCCACGACCAACCCGAGCCACGACAATCCGATCGACAGCCGCGCTCCGAGCAAAATGTTCGGCGCCGCCGCCGGAAGGACCAGCCTTACAACCTGTTTCAGCCGGCTGAAACCGAGCACCCGCGCCACTTCAAACCATTTGTTGTCCACATTGCGGATGCCGAGAAAGGTGTTGATATAAAGCGGAAAAAACGCGCTCTTGGCAATGAGCAGCACTTTCGATTCCTCGCCGATGCCGAACCATAATATAAATAGAGGAACGACCGCCAAGCTCGGCACCATGCGGATCATTTGCAGCGTAGGATCGAGCAGCTTCTCCGTCCGCCGGAACAATCCGACCGCAAGGCCAAGCAGCAGCCCAAGTCCGCCGCCAAGCGCAAATCCCGATAATACGCGGACGATGCTGATTTGCAGGTTGCTCCACAGATCGCCCGACGCGGCGAGCGCGGCAAACGAGAGGGCAATCGTAGAAGGCGTCGGAAAAAGCAGCTCCGATATATAACCGTTCGCCCCTAGCACCTGCCACACCAGTAAGACCGTAACCGGCAGTACGAGGGCCAGACCCGCCAATGTCCATTTGCCGGGCTCCTTTTCAGCCCCCGCCGCTAACCGTTTGCTCATGCCGCTTCCCTCCTT carries:
- a CDS encoding FAD-dependent oxidoreductase yields the protein MGEHAAKGALRLTADVLVIGGGPAGTWAAITAAAKGAKVVLADKGYCGSSGATAPSGTGVWYVKPERELRENAKASRYTMGGQLAEHKWMDRVLDRTYENMNKLGAWGYPFPLDEHGSQHRRGLQGPEYMRLMRKLVQKAGVKILDHSPALELLADEHGVGGASGVQTQTGDTWTVQAGAVVIATGGCAFLSKALGCNVLTGDGYLFAAEAGADLSGMEFSNAYAICPTFSSVTKTAYYTYASFYYEDGTVVEGAGSKKGRSIIARNLLEGRQVYASLDQAPEHLKPLLRVGQTNFFLPFDRRGIDPFKDKFPVTLRLEGTVRGTGGIRITDESCATKVPGLYAAGDAATRELICGGFTGGGSHNAAWAMSSGSFAGEGAAVYAQRLGSHAVSRTLKGLSSSPLVEKGARADAAARSEQIVRAVQDEVKPYDRNLFRTEKGLTGSLGRLDGLWSSQRGEAVERTAEGVKAREAAAMTATARWMYNAALARTETRGMHKREDFPVADSGQHHRLITGGLDNVWVRTEEVAKESVPL
- a CDS encoding ABC transporter permease produces the protein MSKAAEAVVQPAGSKREANPDVSRRGALRRARHAVAAWKKAASDIAAAAVIPVVLLVVWQAAASAGLVSPTFLPSPLTIAGALAGLTVSGDIFHHLGVSVGRAGIGFAAGGSAGLLLGIWTGLFRKAQYLLDPSLQVLRLVPHLAIAPLIILWFGFGEVSKTVIIMTGAFFPLYINTFAGIRNVDGKLFEVARVLAFSPFKRVVRLILPAALPDILLGLRLSLAVSWIGLVVAELIGSQSGIGFLINEAKQNSDTEVIFVGILIFAAVGKLIDSFVRLLERRWLHWRDGYKG
- a CDS encoding ABC transporter permease, producing the protein MSKRLAAGAEKEPGKWTLAGLALVLPVTVLLVWQVLGANGYISELLFPTPSTIALSFAALAASGDLWSNLQISIVRVLSGFALGGGLGLLLGLAVGLFRRTEKLLDPTLQMIRMVPSLAVVPLFILWFGIGEESKVLLIAKSAFFPLYINTFLGIRNVDNKWFEVARVLGFSRLKQVVRLVLPAAAPNILLGARLSIGLSWLGLVVAELIASTSGIGYMMSDARQFADTPVVFVGIIVFAAAGLTTDYLIRLLESRLLRWKDRYRG